One genomic segment of Natrinema sp. HArc-T2 includes these proteins:
- a CDS encoding 2,3-butanediol dehydrogenase, which produces MQAATYHGQKDIRVEEVAEGAVGADEVRIDIDSCGICGSDLHEYTAGPIFVPEGDPHPVSGEEAPIRMGHEYSGTIAEVGESVTDLAVGDAVAVNPILYCGECRQCRRGNYHICDSIGFIGLSGGSGGFAESAVVDAEHAVPLGEDVPVEHGALVEPLSVGLHAVRRSGLQAGDAVAVFGSGPIGLAVIQCARVAGAGTIFVSEPRDARRERAADCGATELIDPSTTDPVEYIHSHTDGGADSTFEVAGVGPSFNAAVESTAPSGRTTVVSIWEEEVSTHPNTLVLGERTVTGTLAYLGGPRSDEEYGMVIEMLADGRLDPDPFITGRIGLEEIVANGFERLIDPESDHVKILVKPDME; this is translated from the coding sequence ATGCAAGCAGCAACATACCACGGCCAGAAGGACATCCGTGTCGAGGAGGTAGCAGAGGGAGCGGTTGGAGCGGACGAGGTCCGAATTGACATCGATTCGTGTGGCATCTGTGGGTCGGACCTCCACGAATACACTGCCGGCCCGATTTTCGTTCCGGAAGGCGATCCCCACCCCGTCTCTGGGGAGGAAGCACCGATCAGGATGGGTCACGAGTACAGTGGCACAATCGCGGAGGTCGGCGAGTCCGTGACGGACCTGGCTGTCGGTGACGCCGTCGCAGTTAACCCCATCCTCTACTGTGGGGAGTGCCGGCAGTGCCGGCGGGGAAACTACCACATCTGTGATTCGATCGGGTTCATCGGGCTCTCCGGGGGAAGCGGTGGCTTCGCCGAGAGCGCAGTCGTCGACGCAGAACACGCCGTCCCGCTTGGGGAAGACGTTCCCGTCGAACACGGCGCGCTGGTCGAGCCACTGAGCGTGGGGCTGCACGCAGTCCGCCGCTCCGGACTTCAGGCAGGCGATGCCGTCGCCGTGTTCGGAAGTGGACCCATTGGCTTGGCGGTCATCCAGTGTGCTCGCGTGGCCGGTGCGGGAACGATTTTCGTCTCCGAGCCACGAGACGCTAGGCGCGAACGCGCAGCGGACTGTGGTGCAACGGAACTCATCGATCCGTCGACGACCGACCCCGTCGAGTACATCCACTCGCACACGGACGGCGGTGCCGACAGCACGTTCGAGGTCGCGGGCGTCGGACCCTCTTTCAATGCAGCCGTCGAAAGCACGGCACCCAGCGGCCGTACGACCGTCGTAAGCATCTGGGAGGAGGAAGTGAGTACGCATCCGAATACCCTCGTCCTCGGCGAACGGACCGTGACTGGGACACTCGCCTATCTCGGCGGCCCGCGGTCCGACGAAGAGTACGGAATGGTGATCGAGATGCTTGCCGACGGGCGCCTCGACCCGGATCCGTTCATCACTGGTCGAATCGGTCTCGAGGAAATCGTCGCCAACGGGTTCGAGCGACTCATCGATCCCGAAAGCGATCATGTCAAAATTCTCGTCAAACCGGATATGGAGTGA
- a CDS encoding ZIP family metal transporter, with product MALTQNLALVFVAGLLTAFATGIGALPFFFVEEFSDRWNVTLWGIASGIMVAASLFGLLNEGLAYSSGVVPTLMIGGVLAGVVLVEVSDRVLDTVEFGEHDAVSEHGGSPANEVQTDGAGHAHDEHTLEAKAFAEGNVKKLALILGILTVHSFPEGVAVGVSFAELGLEGGIPVLGVTVPVLAIFMTVAISIHNVPEGTAIAIPMRAMGLSNWRMVGAAVFSSLPQPIGAVIAFAFVRWAEAFLPFGFGFAAGAMVYLVITEFIPEALETGAELPNNGHRELLFGLAAGVLAMLPLMSV from the coding sequence ATGGCGCTGACCCAAAATCTCGCCCTTGTGTTTGTTGCTGGACTCCTCACAGCGTTTGCAACTGGGATCGGAGCGCTCCCGTTTTTCTTTGTCGAGGAGTTCAGCGACCGATGGAACGTGACGCTGTGGGGTATTGCATCTGGAATTATGGTCGCGGCGTCGTTGTTCGGCCTTCTCAATGAAGGACTAGCCTACTCTTCAGGTGTTGTTCCGACCCTGATGATCGGCGGGGTCCTTGCAGGTGTTGTGCTGGTCGAAGTCTCCGATCGGGTACTCGACACCGTCGAGTTCGGGGAGCACGATGCCGTTTCCGAGCATGGCGGCAGTCCGGCCAACGAAGTGCAGACCGACGGCGCAGGTCACGCCCACGACGAGCACACGCTGGAGGCGAAAGCGTTTGCCGAAGGGAACGTGAAGAAACTCGCCCTCATTCTCGGGATCCTCACGGTCCATAGCTTCCCGGAAGGCGTCGCAGTCGGCGTTTCGTTTGCGGAACTCGGTCTGGAAGGTGGCATCCCCGTTCTCGGGGTTACGGTTCCGGTGTTGGCGATCTTCATGACTGTCGCGATCTCCATCCATAACGTTCCCGAGGGAACTGCAATCGCAATCCCAATGCGTGCAATGGGACTGTCAAACTGGCGGATGGTCGGTGCAGCAGTTTTCTCGAGCCTGCCGCAACCGATTGGCGCTGTGATCGCGTTTGCATTTGTCAGGTGGGCAGAGGCGTTTCTGCCGTTCGGGTTCGGGTTCGCTGCCGGGGCAATGGTGTACTTAGTGATCACGGAGTTCATCCCGGAAGCGCTGGAAACGGGTGCAGAACTGCCGAATAACGGTCACCGTGAGTTACTGTTCGGTCTCGCAGCAGGTGTTCTGGCTATGCTACCGCTGATGTCTGTGTAA
- a CDS encoding MFS transporter → MSMVVGTKWRALVLVGVAELFAMTLWFSGSAVGPELAEMWNLTPAETAWLTNAVQLGFVVGALLSASLTIADVIRPRYLFAGCAFAGAAATALIAGVVESGLSAIVLRFLTGVALAGVYPTGMKMMASWFVQGRGLAIGVLVGALTVGSASPHLLRAVSGIGQPRVVLYGTATIAAIGGLLVLAYEDGPHQPETAPFDPSAIRRIVTDRGVVLANTGYFGHMWELYAVWTWIPVYLLASLEASGTANPERYAALLAFGTIAIGGVGAWIAGSAADRAGRSVVTSVSMVVSGSACLLAGVVYGSSLTVVAPFVLVWGFFIVADSAQFSAAISELADDSYVGSALTLQTAIGFLITIGSIQLIPVVQRAVGWRWAFVPLAVGPLIGTLSMLRLRSLPESDQLAGGRG, encoded by the coding sequence ATGTCAATGGTTGTTGGTACCAAGTGGCGCGCTCTTGTTCTCGTCGGAGTCGCCGAACTGTTCGCGATGACGTTGTGGTTTAGTGGGAGTGCCGTCGGCCCTGAATTGGCCGAGATGTGGAATCTCACGCCGGCCGAGACGGCGTGGTTGACCAATGCTGTCCAGCTCGGATTCGTCGTCGGAGCGCTTCTCTCGGCTTCGCTCACCATCGCCGACGTGATCCGACCACGATATCTCTTCGCCGGCTGCGCGTTTGCCGGTGCGGCGGCGACCGCCCTTATCGCTGGTGTCGTCGAGAGCGGCTTGTCGGCGATTGTCCTGCGCTTTCTCACCGGCGTCGCGCTGGCCGGCGTCTACCCGACCGGAATGAAGATGATGGCCTCGTGGTTCGTCCAGGGCCGCGGGCTCGCCATCGGCGTTCTCGTCGGCGCACTCACTGTCGGCTCTGCCTCGCCACACCTTCTTCGGGCTGTCAGCGGGATCGGACAACCACGGGTCGTTCTCTACGGAACGGCCACTATCGCAGCGATCGGCGGCCTCCTCGTCCTGGCCTACGAGGACGGCCCCCACCAGCCTGAGACGGCACCCTTCGATCCAAGCGCGATCCGACGCATCGTAACCGACCGTGGCGTCGTCCTCGCAAACACCGGCTACTTCGGTCACATGTGGGAACTTTACGCGGTCTGGACGTGGATTCCGGTCTATCTCCTCGCCAGCCTCGAGGCCAGCGGAACGGCAAACCCGGAGCGATACGCGGCACTGCTCGCGTTCGGGACGATCGCGATCGGTGGTGTCGGGGCGTGGATCGCGGGGTCGGCCGCGGACCGCGCCGGGAGATCCGTCGTCACCAGCGTGTCGATGGTCGTCTCCGGAAGTGCGTGTCTGCTTGCCGGCGTGGTCTACGGTTCGTCGCTCACCGTCGTCGCCCCCTTCGTGCTCGTCTGGGGCTTTTTCATCGTCGCGGACTCCGCGCAGTTCTCCGCAGCGATCTCCGAACTCGCAGACGATAGCTACGTTGGCTCCGCGCTGACGCTGCAGACCGCTATCGGCTTTCTGATCACCATCGGGTCGATTCAGCTCATTCCCGTCGTCCAGCGTGCCGTCGGCTGGCGGTGGGCGTTCGTCCCGCTCGCTGTTGGGCCGCTGATCGGGACGCTCTCGATGCTTCGACTCCGATCCCTGCCGGAGTCAGATCAACTGGCCGGCGGTCGCGGATAG
- a CDS encoding YbjQ family protein, whose translation MTEPDVTITTTDSLEGREITEYLGVISGEAVIGANVMSDIAAGIRDVVGGRSGSYEKKIENGRREAIKDLQADAKERGADAVVGATFDYEEMGEGMLWVNLSGTAVTTRRE comes from the coding sequence ATGACAGAACCAGACGTGACGATCACAACGACGGATAGTCTCGAGGGGAGAGAAATAACCGAATATCTCGGCGTGATTTCGGGCGAAGCAGTCATCGGCGCGAACGTGATGAGTGATATCGCTGCCGGGATCCGTGACGTTGTCGGGGGACGAAGCGGCTCGTACGAGAAGAAGATCGAGAACGGACGGAGGGAAGCGATCAAGGACCTTCAGGCGGATGCGAAAGAGCGTGGTGCCGACGCCGTCGTTGGTGCAACGTTTGACTACGAGGAAATGGGTGAGGGCATGCTCTGGGTCAACCTCTCTGGAACTGCGGTCACGACGCGGAGAGAGTAA